DNA from Brassica napus cultivar Da-Ae chromosome C4, Da-Ae, whole genome shotgun sequence:
ATAGGTGGGTCCCATAGCCATGGACCCAATCTAAAACCTTTTTCATCATCGTCGacaacaaaacagaaaaagCGAATCTCattgaaacaaaagaaatggaaaaaaaaaacgattttcattttataattttgacataaatgaagaagaaaaaaaaaatgaatgagaGGAATAATAATAAGGAAGGCTTGTATAATAGTCCCATCAATCTCATCTCTTTTCCATTTCTCTCCAActtcccctctctctctctcttctctcgcTCCTTTATCGCCGTTTCTGAATCTGAGTTTTATCAGTGTCCATTTCGATGAAGAAACCGACGGCAGTTACGCAAGACGAGTGGGTGACGGCGGCTCTGACGGAAGACTCTGTGGTGGTGGAGCTTCTTCTTCGCCTCAAGCACGCCGGAACGGTAGAGTCCGCCGCGAATATACCTCTGTTACGGTGGGGTTCTCGTAAACCGAGGTCGAGATTAGGCGTCGGCGCTGGCGTTGGAGGCCTTTTAAAGAAGGAAACGGATTCGGCTAGAGCCAGTCCTATGACTCCTCTATGCTGGAGCGGCGGATCTGGTAGCGGCGGCTCTTCTTGTCCCTCCGCCGATGGATTTGAAGACGCTAGTCGTCAATCTACATGCTCTACATCTACCCGATACGGATCTAAGGTATGTCAACGTTCCTCTATCTCTccgaatcttcttcttcttctcttgaaTCGTCATTTCCTCTTACTTTTGGTTTCGATCTGGTCGATAATTGGAGGATCTCCTCGTCAAATTGCGAATTCGATTTTGTTAGCGGTTTTCCGTTTTCGATTTCCGGTTTATTTTGCTGACGTCATCGTACGTAAACGGTACATCGTCGAGCCTTTTTTAGCCAGATTGGGGTTTGTCAGTTTTAGTCGGAAAAGTTTTGATTATTCCGCCAGAAAATTAAAGCTTCGTTGGTTTTTACCTTTTTACCCCTCAGCGTAGGTGGATTTCTTGTTTATGGATCCAGCCATTGAGtcgaacgttttttttttgtggggattaattattttattttgtgttcagatttgtttttttttttctctttcgttTTGGGAAAGTTGCACGATTCGTGGGCGTGACTTTAATATGCTAATCTCCCCCACTCTAAACGAGTCTTAAATCTTTTTACTGTGAATTAATCTGAATAACGAACCGGTAATTTCGTGAACCGGTAATTTAGCGTCGGTTAAAACCGGTCGGGTTTTGTTTGTATTGTTCCCATAAAAGATGGGGGATTGTTGATGTGCGGAGTCAAAAACTTTGTAAAGTTGAGTTTTCTTGGTTTTATAAACGCTGTCGTTTTAGACAAGTGGTGTAAATCTTGTCGGATATATTGTCGTCACGTGATGATGATGTCGTTTGATGGTGTCATGTGAACCAAGCCACGGGATTATCATGATGTGGCGTGCGTGCATGATCCATGttctatgaaaataaaatatgttttataatttcgaATTAAAGAGTCCTCTTTAGCATCTAATACCTATTTAATCTCTTATTTAATTCCGTTAGATAATTATATAATCGTTAACCAATGCGTGTATTTGTGGCAGGCGTTACACGTAACAAATGAAATCAGCAGCTACAAGAGAtcaaagaaacaaaaggtatccacttctctctctctctctttcttttatcTCGCACGATCTCTATATCTAATGCTCTTGGGGAATATTCTGCAGATTTTCTTGGACCTTAAAGATGCAGAGAACTTTCAGCTGAAGGAAAGACTTAACCTTCAAAaggttttttttctctcttttcttgaaCATTTGCTTTTACCAAAACCGTATTCCTTATAGATCTCTTATCTTTTCATCAGAATATTGCAAATGTGCAAGCAACATACGAGAAACGAAGTGCCAAGAACCAAAGCTTGAAGAGAATGAAGGTGTGTGACTTTACTTTAATACATTTCcgttctctctcttttttttctttttaaattccgCTGATCTTGAAACCTGAATCAGAATCGTTTGCTGTTTTGTAGCTTGAGTACTCAGATCGAATCAAGAATATTCCAATTAACAGATCTAATCTCGACGAGTCCCGGAAAAAGAGGCGGTTACCTTTCTCCAGCTCTCGAAAACCGGTGAAAAACGAACATTCGTACAGAACAACAAGTGAAACCAAGAGACCTGAAGAAAAGGGTTTCTTCTTCCTCCCTGATCTGAACATGACACccatagaggaagaagagaccTTGTACGGGACGCGTTAAACAAAGAAAGCTTTAACCCACAATGACGTCACAGGTAATTACTAGAGATCAGTGGTGTAGCTTTTTGTCCGTGGACGGAGGAGATGGGAGTAAGTGATGAGTTTGCCGACAAAGAATTCACACTACTCAACAAGGATTCGAGAAGATTTTATATAAGAAGATAAAAAGGGAATGAAACAATGTAATAAGAGGATTACCAAATATTATTCTCGATTTTATCTTCTCTGCTTATGAAATGAATTTCTTGGGTAAAACAgtttttgattcttgttttttttttcttgcgaAGTGCGCAATTCAAGTAAAAATGTAAGCCACCAAATAGGCTGTTTCTTGTAAAAATCTTCTTGTTTCACCAAAACAATAGTTATGTACATCACAAATGATTCATGCATTGAATGGTACCTAAATACAAGAGAAATGGCTTATGACACTAATACCTCAAGAACCTGCAACACAGCCATATCTTGAATCAGATACAGTGATGATGGAAGACAGGAGTTTCGTACATATCACTCGCGCATGCTCTGCAGTAATTGGCTCTTTCATCAGATACTTTACCTTTGAATGATGTCATTGTTTGTCCTCAGATTACCAAGTCTCTATTATCTGTATCTAAGATTACACAAGATTGCACTTGCTCTTTTAAATTTGATGATATTGGGATATGTGTTAAAGACAAGAGAATAAAGACAGTTTTCGTACGTGAGGCTAGTGTTAGTTGCATAGTTGTATATTGATTGATTAGTCGTGTTACGCAACTTGTATTGCTTGTGcatggtttattgatttttttagtgTTCTTTTCTGTATTAATAATGACATTAATTTGGGCTTAAGTATTCAAGTTGACTGTTCGAATCATGATCTATTATTAACTAGAAAATGATTGACAAATATCTcaagggagaagaagaagcctgCATAGCCAAAATACAGTTGCACACTAACAAGTATAACACATATTGAATTTGAAACACAGAAAGAAGTATTTGAGCACATATTTTGTTTTGCCTGGTATTGATCTGTTTacttaaacatatttttgttttgcttaaTCAACAAGGCGATATTAAGTAATGTATGATTGGTTGTGGAACAGGAAACCATTTCCTAACAATGACTCGCATTTTGTCATAGCCGTCATTAGTTTTCTACAGCTACGGGTTTCTGTTTTCTTCCAACCCACATATGGATTTAGAATTTGAATATTGGAGTAATGAAAACTATAAAGGGAATGTAATCTTGCTcgcaagaagaaaaaataaacaaaattcttTTTAGGATTCCCAGTTAGGAATATTAGCCGTAGCTTCGTTCACCATACTTACCAATGTCACCTGCGTTGTGTTATGTCCAATTAGTGATCAGGACtgtgcaagaaaaaaaaagggaacGGTTGAAGCCATACATACCACGCTCTCAGGAACACCTTGGGGAGGCAATGTGAGATTTCTTGGGGGCGGTTTATTACCGTAAGACCGTTTATCGAATCTCCATTCTCCAATCTTCCCAGCCATCATCTTTCCCTGTAAGTTAGGAAACCCATAAAACACAACAGTACATAACCCAAACTTAAttcactttatttatttttgtttcatcaTTTTACGTACCTTCATGTCGAAATCGCAACCGTAAGTGTAATGTATGATGTACGTCTTCTTTGATTCAGTGTCCCAAGGAGGCTACACAATAAGAAAAAGAACGTGACTTGTTACGTTCCAAAAAAGTCTGAAACTT
Protein-coding regions in this window:
- the BNAC04G56340D gene encoding uncharacterized protein BNAC04G56340D isoform X2 yields the protein MKKPTAVTQDEWVTAALTEDSVVVELLLRLKHAGTVESAANIPLLRWGSRKPRSRLGVGAGVGGLLKKETDSARASPMTPLCWSGGSGSGGSSCPSADGFEDASRQSTCSTSTRYGSKALHVTNEISSYKRSKKQKIFLDLKDAENFQLKERLNLQKNIANVQATYEKRSAKNQSLKRMKLEYSDRIKNIPINRSNLDESRKKRRLPFSSSRKPVKNEHSYRTTSETKRPEEKGFFFLPDLNMTPIEEEETLYGTR
- the BNAC04G56340D gene encoding uncharacterized protein BNAC04G56340D isoform X1, translating into MKKPTAVTQDEWVTAALTEDSVVVELLLRLKHAGTVESAANIPLLRWGSRKPRSRLGVGAGVGGLLKKETDSARASPMTPLCWSGGSGSGGSSCPSADGFEDASRQSTCSTSTRYGSKALHVTNEISSYKRSKKQKVSTSLSLSFFYLARSLYLMLLGNILQIFLDLKDAENFQLKERLNLQKNIANVQATYEKRSAKNQSLKRMKLEYSDRIKNIPINRSNLDESRKKRRLPFSSSRKPVKNEHSYRTTSETKRPEEKGFFFLPDLNMTPIEEEETLYGTR